A window of Vulpes lagopus strain Blue_001 chromosome 21, ASM1834538v1, whole genome shotgun sequence contains these coding sequences:
- the LOC121479793 gene encoding olfactory receptor 8S1-like, whose protein sequence is MAMKNYSAISEFILLGLSVDPSIQAILFVLFLLIYLFTLMGNFLMLLVIRADSHLHIPMYFFLQQLSFLDLCHSSVTVPKMLENLLSESKIIFVESCLAQAFFVFATGGTEACLLAVMAYDRCIAITSPLLYGQVMNNQLCVGMVWSSWGLAFADALINILLAVNLDYCEDQTIPHFSCELSSLFPLSCSDTSTNFTLLLCSSFLHFFGTFLMIVLSYARIVFTILSISSTSGRGKAFSTCSSHLTTVILFYGSGFLSYLLPTSGSPLEMMFSLQYSVITPMLNPLIYSLQNKEVKAAMGRIFRKYFYSLM, encoded by the coding sequence ATGGCAATGAAAAACTACAGTGCTATCAGTGAGTTCATTCTTCTTGGACTATCTGTTGACCCCAGTATTCAGGCAATACTCTTTGTGCTATTCCTTCTGATTTACCTCTTCACTCTGATGGGAAATTTCTTGATGCTCTTGGTGATTAGGGCTGATTCTCACCTCCACATACCCATGTACTTCTTTTTGCAACAACTCTCCTTCCTGGACCTCTGCCACTCATCTGTCACAGTCCCCAAGATGCTGGAGAATCTACTTTCTGagagtaaaattatctttgtagAAAGCTGCCTAGCTCAGGCCTTCTTTGTGTTTGCCACAGGGGGCACTGAGGCCTGTCTGCTGGCtgtgatggcctatgaccgctgTATAGCCATCACCTCCCCTCTGCTCTATGGCCAGGTGATGAACAACCAACTCTGTGTTGGGATGGTGTGGAGTTCCTGGGGCCTGGCCTTTGCTGATGCTCTCATCAATATCCTCTTGGCTGTCAATTTAGACTATTGTGAGGACCAGACTATTCCCCATTTCAGCTGTGAgctgtcttctctcttccctctgtcttgCTCTGATACCTCCACCAACTTCACACTCCTGCTCTGCTCCTCTTTCCTGCATTTCTTTGGAACCTTCCTAATGATTGTTTTGTCCTATGCCCGCATTGTCTTCACCATCCTGAGCATCAGCTCTACCTCAGGCAGAGGCAAGGctttctccacctgctcctcccaccttACTACTGTGATCTTGTTCTATGGCTCAGGTTTCCTCAGCTATCTCTTGCCGACTTCAGGCTCCCCTCTGGAGATGATGTTCTCCTTGCAATATAGTGTCATTACTCCCATGCTGAACCCGCTCATTTACAGCCTGCAGAACAAGGAGGTGAAGGCAGCTATGGGAAGAatcttcagaaaatatttctattctttaatGTAG